In a genomic window of Pedobacter sp. KBS0701:
- a CDS encoding aldehyde dehydrogenase (NADP(+)): MNGKNIVAGTYIEINERSLKAVNPATGLTLDGEFFKANEKLVDDALTSATSAFQSYRNLNKDLKAAFLNAIADEIANLGEELVNRASAESGLPLARLQGELGRTTGQLRLFANLVAEGSWVDAIIDTALPERQPLPRPDIRRMLIPIGPVVVFGASNFPLAFSVAGGDTASALASGCPVVVKAHPAHYGASALVGGAIVKAAEKTGMPKGVFSLLYDDGYTIGAGLVQHPLTKAVTFTGSFKGGMALINLAQQREQPIPVFAEMGSINPVIFLPQAIENQAEELAKKYAASITLGAGQFCTNPGLLLAVQSPALENFKAVLKEAISTIPSATMLTEGIANNYGKLSAEVVNESGVALLSASTVKNTELQNQSEAKIAQVSAADFIKNPKLREEIFGPYSLLVVAQDRAELEQAIEVLEGQLTVTLMAEKQELQHYQTLINKLTDKTGRIILNGVPTGVEVCAAMQHGGPFPATNDSRFTSVGSTAINRFVRPLAYQDWEQELLPDELKDGNPLGIFRTVNQKLTKSHE; the protein is encoded by the coding sequence ATGAACGGGAAAAATATTGTAGCCGGCACTTATATTGAAATTAATGAAAGAAGCCTTAAAGCGGTTAATCCTGCAACGGGATTAACGCTTGATGGTGAGTTTTTTAAAGCGAACGAAAAACTTGTTGATGATGCCTTAACATCAGCAACATCGGCTTTCCAAAGCTACAGAAATCTTAACAAAGATCTTAAAGCCGCTTTTTTAAACGCCATTGCCGATGAAATTGCTAATCTTGGCGAGGAACTGGTAAACAGGGCTTCGGCAGAAAGTGGTTTACCTTTAGCCCGTTTACAAGGCGAATTGGGAAGAACTACAGGACAATTAAGGTTATTTGCCAATCTGGTTGCAGAAGGCTCCTGGGTTGACGCAATTATTGATACCGCATTACCTGAAAGACAGCCTTTACCGCGACCTGATATCAGGAGAATGCTAATCCCAATCGGACCAGTAGTAGTTTTCGGTGCAAGTAATTTCCCACTTGCTTTTTCAGTTGCAGGTGGCGATACCGCATCAGCATTAGCTTCTGGTTGCCCGGTGGTTGTTAAAGCACATCCCGCACATTACGGAGCCAGTGCTTTGGTAGGTGGTGCCATTGTTAAAGCAGCAGAAAAAACAGGAATGCCTAAAGGTGTTTTCTCTTTGTTGTATGATGATGGTTATACCATTGGTGCTGGCCTGGTTCAGCATCCGCTAACTAAAGCGGTAACTTTTACCGGTTCGTTTAAAGGCGGAATGGCCTTAATTAATCTTGCTCAGCAGCGCGAACAACCTATTCCGGTTTTTGCCGAAATGGGAAGTATTAACCCGGTAATCTTTCTTCCGCAAGCCATAGAAAATCAGGCAGAAGAACTGGCTAAAAAATACGCCGCATCTATTACCTTAGGCGCCGGTCAGTTTTGTACTAACCCAGGTTTATTGTTAGCGGTACAATCACCTGCACTCGAAAATTTTAAAGCCGTTTTAAAAGAAGCTATTTCAACTATTCCTTCGGCAACCATGCTTACTGAAGGTATTGCCAACAATTATGGTAAACTTTCTGCTGAAGTAGTAAACGAAAGTGGTGTTGCGCTTTTATCGGCGTCAACCGTAAAAAATACGGAGCTTCAAAATCAATCAGAGGCGAAAATTGCTCAGGTAAGTGCTGCCGATTTTATTAAAAATCCAAAACTCCGTGAGGAAATTTTCGGTCCATACTCTTTATTGGTTGTTGCTCAGGATCGTGCAGAACTGGAGCAGGCTATTGAAGTTTTGGAAGGACAGCTTACGGTAACCTTAATGGCCGAAAAACAGGAACTTCAGCATTACCAGACTTTGATAAACAAGCTGACTGATAAAACCGGAAGAATTATACTGAATGGTGTGCCTACAGGTGTAGAAGTTTGTGCTGCCATGCAACATGGCGGACCATTTCCGGCTACTAACGATAGCCGTTTTACTTCTGTTGGTTCTACTGCAATCAATCGTTTTGTGAGGCCACTGGCTTACCAGGATTGGGAACAGGAATTATTGCCGGATGAATTGAAAGATGGCAATCCATTGGGTATTTTCAGAACGGTAAATCAAAAATTAACGAAATCTCATGAGTAA
- a CDS encoding 4-hydroxyproline epimerase yields the protein MSKTFFCVDAHTCGNPVRLVAGGGPQLIGSNMSEKRQHFLNEFDWIRKGLMFEPRGHDMMSGSILYPPHDPANDVAVLFIETSGCLPMCGHGTIGTITIAIEEGLIQPKIPGVIRMEAPAGLVLIEYKQEGKKVKSVKLKNVASYLAAENLQVECPDLGTLTFDVAYGGNFYAIVDPQENFPGLENYTASQLINWSQTIRKRINELYSFVHPQDPTINGCSHILWTGKTIDPASTARNAVFYGDKAIDRSPCGTGTSARLAQWFAKGKLKQGEDFIHESFIGSKFIGRVEEVVDLNGIKAIIPSVEGWAKVYGYNTIKIDAEDDPYAYGFQVI from the coding sequence ATGAGTAAAACTTTTTTTTGTGTAGATGCACATACTTGCGGAAATCCGGTTAGATTGGTTGCAGGCGGAGGACCTCAGCTTATTGGCTCAAACATGAGCGAAAAGCGTCAGCATTTTCTGAATGAATTTGATTGGATCAGAAAAGGTTTAATGTTCGAACCCCGTGGACATGATATGATGTCGGGTAGTATTCTTTATCCACCTCACGACCCTGCAAATGATGTAGCTGTACTTTTTATCGAGACTAGTGGCTGCCTGCCAATGTGTGGGCACGGTACTATTGGCACCATTACCATTGCTATTGAAGAAGGACTCATCCAACCGAAAATACCAGGGGTGATCAGAATGGAAGCGCCAGCCGGATTGGTACTGATTGAATACAAACAGGAAGGAAAAAAAGTAAAGTCTGTTAAGCTGAAAAATGTGGCATCTTACCTGGCCGCTGAAAATCTTCAGGTAGAATGCCCTGATTTAGGCACACTTACTTTCGATGTAGCTTATGGCGGAAATTTTTACGCAATCGTTGATCCGCAGGAAAATTTCCCCGGACTGGAAAACTATACCGCTTCGCAACTAATTAACTGGAGCCAGACCATAAGAAAACGCATTAATGAGCTTTATAGCTTTGTTCATCCACAAGACCCTACGATAAATGGCTGTAGCCATATCTTGTGGACAGGAAAAACAATAGATCCTGCATCAACTGCCAGGAACGCAGTTTTTTATGGTGATAAAGCCATCGATCGCTCGCCTTGCGGTACGGGCACTTCAGCCCGTTTGGCACAGTGGTTTGCAAAAGGAAAACTAAAACAGGGAGAGGATTTTATCCATGAAAGTTTTATAGGCAGCAAGTTTATTGGAAGAGTAGAAGAGGTGGTAGACCTGAATGGGATCAAAGCCATTATACCGAGTGTAGAAGGTTGGGCGAAGGTTTACGGCTATAATACTATAAAAATCGATGCTGAAGATGATCCCTATGCATACGGATTTCAGGTGATTTAA
- a CDS encoding FAD-binding oxidoreductase, with amino-acid sequence MSKVLIIGGGIVGLTSAYYLQKRGYEVTVLDKGDITDNCSFGNAGMIVPSHFVPLAAPGMIKQGIRWMFDSKSPFYVRPSLNMNLINWGLKFMKHATAKHVSQAAVPLRDLSLLSKKLYEGLAKESDFDFELTNNGILAFYKTEKAGEEEAHLAAKAIELGLDMAVLTADECHALQPDLKLDVLGAVHYRCDAHLYPTKLMNALLKYLLSNGVKIAHNKEVDKMETAGNRITKVFTGGIAWEADQYVLATGSWSPAVAKMADVKISLMPGKGYSFMEPEPQQRLTIPALLCEARVAITPMNGQIRYGGTMELDKINTRINMQRVKGIVESVPAYFPDLKPAVPSEKNIWYGFRPSSPDGLPYIGRSEKRENLIIATGHGMMGLSLGPATGLLVSQIVSGMATDLKMEPYKVVR; translated from the coding sequence ATGTCGAAAGTATTAATTATAGGTGGTGGAATAGTAGGTTTAACTTCAGCATATTACTTGCAGAAAAGAGGCTACGAAGTAACGGTTTTGGATAAAGGAGATATTACCGACAATTGCTCATTTGGTAATGCAGGGATGATTGTTCCAAGTCATTTTGTTCCTTTGGCTGCACCTGGAATGATCAAACAGGGGATCCGTTGGATGTTCGACAGCAAAAGCCCCTTTTATGTTCGCCCATCTCTAAATATGAACCTTATTAACTGGGGTTTGAAATTTATGAAACATGCCACGGCAAAGCATGTAAGCCAGGCAGCAGTGCCATTACGCGATTTATCGTTACTGAGCAAAAAACTATATGAAGGCCTGGCAAAAGAGTCTGATTTCGATTTCGAATTAACCAACAATGGTATTCTGGCATTTTATAAAACAGAAAAAGCGGGAGAAGAAGAAGCACATTTAGCTGCAAAAGCAATTGAACTGGGCTTGGATATGGCTGTACTCACTGCCGACGAATGCCATGCCTTACAGCCAGATTTAAAGTTAGATGTTTTAGGAGCGGTACATTATCGTTGTGATGCGCACCTTTATCCAACAAAGTTGATGAATGCTTTGCTTAAGTATTTATTAAGCAATGGCGTTAAAATAGCGCATAATAAAGAAGTTGATAAAATGGAGACGGCAGGTAATCGCATTACAAAGGTTTTTACAGGTGGTATCGCCTGGGAAGCCGATCAGTATGTTCTGGCAACTGGTTCGTGGTCGCCTGCTGTGGCTAAAATGGCCGATGTTAAAATATCTTTAATGCCCGGTAAAGGTTATTCTTTTATGGAGCCTGAACCTCAGCAGCGTTTAACTATTCCTGCATTGTTATGTGAAGCCAGGGTAGCCATCACACCAATGAACGGTCAGATTAGATACGGCGGTACTATGGAGCTGGATAAGATCAATACCCGTATTAATATGCAAAGAGTTAAAGGGATCGTAGAATCGGTTCCGGCATATTTTCCCGATTTAAAACCTGCGGTTCCTTCAGAAAAAAATATCTGGTACGGTTTCCGTCCTTCATCACCTGATGGTTTGCCATACATTGGCAGAAGCGAAAAAAGAGAAAATCTGATCATCGCTACCGGCCATGGCATGATGGGTTTAAGTTTAGGACCGGCAACAGGTTTATTGGTTAGCCAGATTGTTTCAGGCATGGCCACTGATCTGAAAATGGAGCCATATAAAGTAGTTCGATAA
- a CDS encoding AraC family transcriptional regulator: MKVLPFTMLVPDDKSVISEHIESPFFYQYLHRHDEWQITYIEKGEGTLIAGNDMHAFRSGDIFVIGAKLPHLFKSNPEYFSADSNKTIKACSIYFNPNGILAALFNLPEMKMASGFLAKNKHGFKVPAAATKNMITKMLNVHEASGVDVLFNFLKLVNSFQDLNEDVESLCSDMYSSNVTENEGIRLSKIINFITENYNNQISLEDVANAAFMTPQAFCRYFKKHTGHTFVSFLNEVRINDACKSLISGEKADCISGVAYKAGFNSITNFNRVFKSIIGQSPRAYIDTYNNVSRVSYIGA; encoded by the coding sequence ATGAAAGTATTACCATTTACCATGCTTGTTCCCGATGACAAGAGTGTGATATCGGAACATATTGAATCGCCTTTTTTTTACCAATATCTGCACCGTCACGATGAATGGCAGATCACGTATATCGAAAAAGGAGAGGGGACATTAATTGCAGGCAATGATATGCATGCTTTCCGATCGGGTGATATTTTTGTAATCGGGGCAAAACTTCCACACCTATTTAAAAGTAACCCCGAATATTTCTCTGCTGATAGCAATAAAACCATCAAAGCATGTTCCATTTACTTTAATCCGAACGGTATTTTAGCGGCTTTGTTTAATCTTCCTGAAATGAAGATGGCAAGTGGTTTTTTAGCTAAAAACAAACATGGTTTCAAAGTTCCGGCTGCTGCTACCAAAAACATGATCACCAAAATGTTAAATGTTCATGAGGCATCAGGAGTTGATGTATTGTTTAACTTTTTGAAACTGGTTAACAGTTTTCAGGATTTAAATGAAGATGTAGAATCCTTATGCTCAGATATGTATTCTTCTAACGTAACTGAAAATGAAGGTATACGTTTGAGTAAAATCATTAACTTCATTACCGAAAATTACAATAATCAGATTTCATTAGAAGATGTAGCCAATGCTGCATTTATGACGCCACAGGCATTTTGCAGGTATTTTAAGAAACATACCGGGCATACTTTTGTGTCATTTCTAAATGAAGTGAGAATTAATGATGCCTGTAAAAGTCTTATATCAGGAGAAAAAGCCGATTGTATCTCAGGTGTGGCTTATAAGGCTGGCTTTAACAGCATTACCAATTTTAACAGGGTGTTTAAAAGTATTATTGGTCAATCGCCAAGGGCATATATCGATACTTATAATAATGTAAGCAGGGTGAGCTATATAGGGGCTTAA
- a CDS encoding DUF885 family protein translates to MQNKLNFFAIFLIASLLSGTFVLAQTPNQSLYEQTSEMGTLIVGYQRDVDAINDFYYPYSAGGTYSYPMTTFKSPEQRKRLQDINNDYLNKLKSAKFEGFSIYGKVDYILLKKQIESSAWLLGKEEADYNILSKYFTFADAIYALEKLRRRGTYKEGALLAAEMDEISKQVDALSLNFKKGILTPDQLKMAAAITSGLKHRLKGFYQFYMDYEPGFTWWVPKPYEKLDLALTSYAKLFNDNGGAALSLKSNKTEIKGNPIGREELIRQLNAELIPYTPEELIKLAEKEFKFCDEELLKASAAMGFGNDWKKAQEKIKNSYVPLGKQPELIVKLQDDALSFIKANDLITIPALAEETWGMVMMSAERQLVNPFFTGGREISISYPTNSMEEDDKLMSMRGNNPYFSRGTVQHELLPGHHYQYFMNNRYKSYRDPFKTPFSVEGWPLYWELLLYDKGFAKTPEEKMGMLFWRMHRCARILFSLNFHLGKWTPQQCVDFLVDRVGHERANAEGEVRRSFKGDYSPLYQVAYLTGGLQLFALKKELVDSGKMSFKDFHDAVIKENLIPVEMIRATLTNQPLTRDFKTSWHFYDQLK, encoded by the coding sequence ATGCAAAACAAATTAAACTTTTTCGCCATTTTTTTAATCGCTAGTCTGTTATCTGGCACTTTTGTACTGGCTCAAACACCAAATCAAAGCTTGTACGAACAAACCAGTGAAATGGGTACGCTGATTGTAGGTTACCAAAGAGATGTTGATGCCATTAATGATTTCTACTATCCTTATTCCGCAGGGGGTACTTATTCTTATCCGATGACTACTTTTAAAAGTCCGGAGCAAAGAAAACGTCTGCAGGATATCAATAACGATTACTTAAACAAGTTAAAATCTGCCAAATTTGAAGGCTTTAGTATTTATGGCAAGGTAGATTATATCCTTCTTAAAAAACAGATCGAATCTTCTGCATGGCTCTTAGGTAAAGAGGAGGCAGACTATAACATCCTATCAAAGTATTTTACCTTTGCCGATGCCATTTATGCACTCGAAAAATTAAGAAGAAGGGGTACTTATAAAGAAGGCGCTTTGCTGGCTGCAGAGATGGATGAAATTTCGAAGCAGGTTGATGCCCTGAGTCTAAATTTTAAGAAAGGAATATTAACGCCCGATCAGCTTAAAATGGCAGCAGCGATAACCTCAGGTTTAAAACACCGTTTAAAAGGCTTTTACCAGTTTTATATGGATTATGAGCCGGGTTTTACCTGGTGGGTACCTAAACCCTACGAAAAATTAGACCTGGCCTTAACCAGTTACGCTAAACTTTTTAATGATAATGGTGGTGCTGCTCTTTCCCTAAAATCAAATAAAACAGAAATTAAAGGAAATCCTATCGGAAGGGAAGAACTGATCAGACAGCTAAATGCAGAGCTTATTCCTTACACACCGGAAGAACTGATCAAGCTTGCGGAAAAAGAATTTAAGTTTTGCGATGAAGAACTTTTAAAAGCGTCAGCCGCTATGGGCTTCGGAAATGACTGGAAAAAAGCTCAGGAGAAAATCAAGAACAGTTATGTGCCCTTGGGTAAACAGCCAGAGTTGATTGTAAAACTACAGGATGATGCCTTAAGTTTTATAAAGGCCAACGATCTGATCACTATCCCGGCACTTGCAGAAGAAACCTGGGGTATGGTCATGATGTCGGCCGAACGCCAGTTGGTAAATCCATTTTTTACCGGTGGGCGCGAAATCAGTATTTCTTATCCGACAAATTCGATGGAGGAAGACGATAAGTTAATGAGTATGCGTGGAAATAATCCTTATTTTTCAAGAGGAACGGTTCAGCACGAACTCTTACCAGGCCATCATTACCAGTATTTTATGAATAACCGTTATAAAAGCTATCGCGATCCTTTTAAAACACCTTTCAGCGTAGAAGGCTGGCCCTTATATTGGGAGCTTTTGCTTTACGATAAAGGTTTTGCCAAAACGCCTGAAGAAAAAATGGGGATGCTTTTCTGGCGGATGCACCGTTGCGCGAGGATTCTTTTTTCGCTGAACTTTCACCTGGGTAAATGGACACCTCAGCAATGCGTCGATTTCCTGGTAGATCGTGTAGGGCATGAACGTGCCAATGCAGAAGGCGAAGTACGCAGATCTTTCAAAGGCGATTATAGTCCTTTATACCAGGTCGCGTACCTTACCGGTGGTCTTCAGCTTTTTGCACTGAAAAAAGAATTGGTTGATAGCGGCAAAATGAGCTTTAAGGATTTTCATGATGCAGTAATTAAAGAAAATTTAATTCCTGTAGAAATGATCAGGGCTACTTTAACCAATCAGCCCTTAACACGAGATTTCAAAACTTCATGGCATTTTTACGATCAGCTTAAATAA
- a CDS encoding APC family permease has product MIEKETTQFKPSLKLMDATMLVAGSMIGSGIFIVSADITRNVGSSGWLLVVWLITGFMTLTAALSYGELSAMFPKAGGQYIYLKEAYNPLISFLYGWSFFTVIQTATIAAVGVAFAKFTAYLIPALSEDLVAIDLGFFTISPAQLLAIGVIVLLTYINNRGVNGGKIIQTTFTVAKLLSLFGLIVFGLFFLDKGIWKTNWENMWVLGPLSADGSIGSYTTLAAFGAIAAAMVGSIFSSDSWHNVTFIAGEIKNPARNVGLSLALGTIIVTVLYILTNVMYTGVLSLHDIAYADKDRVAVSAANHIFGTAGTIIIALMIMVSTFGCNNGLIMAGARVYYSMAKDGLFFKKVGTLNKNAVPGFGLWIQCVFACLWCISGKYGDLLDMISFVVVMFYMLTIFGIFILRKKRPDAERPYKAFGYPVLPIIYMIMGLAFCILLIIFKPKFTWPGLIITLIGIPVYYLIKGNIARQDLKSKDPVDVNG; this is encoded by the coding sequence ATGATTGAAAAAGAAACCACACAATTTAAACCCTCACTTAAACTGATGGATGCAACCATGCTTGTAGCCGGAAGTATGATCGGCTCGGGTATTTTTATTGTAAGTGCCGATATTACCCGAAATGTAGGCAGCTCTGGCTGGCTGTTAGTGGTTTGGCTGATTACAGGCTTCATGACGCTTACTGCAGCATTAAGTTATGGCGAATTAAGTGCCATGTTTCCTAAAGCAGGAGGACAATATATTTATTTAAAGGAAGCATACAATCCGCTGATTAGTTTTTTATATGGCTGGAGTTTTTTTACGGTAATCCAAACCGCAACCATTGCCGCAGTAGGTGTCGCATTTGCCAAGTTTACCGCTTATCTCATACCTGCATTAAGTGAAGATTTAGTTGCCATTGATTTAGGTTTTTTTACCATCTCACCCGCACAACTCCTGGCCATTGGGGTAATTGTTTTACTAACCTATATCAACAACAGAGGGGTAAATGGCGGTAAAATAATCCAGACAACCTTTACCGTGGCCAAATTGTTAAGCTTGTTTGGCCTGATTGTTTTTGGACTTTTCTTTTTAGATAAAGGAATCTGGAAAACAAACTGGGAAAATATGTGGGTTTTGGGACCTTTATCTGCCGATGGCAGTATTGGTTCTTATACTACTTTGGCTGCTTTCGGAGCCATTGCTGCCGCGATGGTGGGTTCGATATTCAGTAGCGATTCCTGGCACAATGTTACCTTTATTGCCGGCGAAATTAAAAATCCTGCGCGCAATGTTGGTTTGAGTTTAGCCTTAGGAACCATCATCGTAACTGTACTCTACATCCTTACCAATGTGATGTATACCGGTGTACTTTCATTACATGATATTGCCTACGCTGATAAAGACCGGGTGGCGGTTTCTGCTGCCAACCATATTTTTGGTACTGCTGGTACCATCATTATCGCATTAATGATTATGGTTTCGACTTTCGGTTGTAATAACGGTTTAATTATGGCTGGTGCCCGGGTGTATTACTCAATGGCCAAAGATGGGTTATTCTTTAAAAAAGTTGGTACACTCAACAAAAATGCGGTTCCCGGATTTGGACTCTGGATCCAGTGTGTTTTTGCCTGTTTATGGTGCATTAGCGGAAAATATGGCGATCTGTTGGATATGATCTCGTTTGTGGTGGTGATGTTTTACATGCTCACTATTTTCGGGATTTTTATCCTTCGTAAAAAACGGCCTGATGCCGAAAGACCTTACAAAGCCTTTGGTTACCCTGTCCTGCCAATCATCTATATGATAATGGGACTGGCCTTTTGCATATTACTGATTATTTTTAAACCCAAATTTACCTGGCCTGGATTAATTATCACATTAATAGGTATCCCGGTTTATTACCTGATTAAAGGAAATATAGCCCGCCAGGATTTGAAATCAAAAGATCCGGTTGATGTGAATGGTTAA
- a CDS encoding S9 family peptidase, producing MSIYATVKKSIVFILLSFVSAQLLAQQARLQPYTPNPAEVADAYQLSLKMDTTLRNIPTNNDIIPFWKKDGTAFWYKKNLPDKTWEYYYVDAATGKRQAAFDHHKLAQNIEKVTGKKQNPLKIQLAELYFADQGNTAKLKIQNNWYQLNLNDYSLTNTNDTNIYRYNAKRPLQQRRSRWQGNRESKKSPDGKSEILIRGGNLFVIDLATKAETQLSTDGNADKPYGEFAWSPDGKNIVAYKIDPKEIKKVYYVLSSVSGTTRGELKSREYAQPGDDFTAYQPYVFNIATKTTIKVDADPIDFFGAPELHWRGNNSRYYTYEKVDRGHQRFRVIEVDVLTGKTKNIIDEKTKTFIYESRIYTRYLPKTNEILWTSEQDGWQHLYLVNALTGKQQLITKGNYVVRDIDSVDIVKRQVWFRANGMHADEDPYFIHYYRIGFDGKGLVNLTPEKGNHNLSFSPDRKYYIDTYSQVNVPPVSELRLTASTKKLNEIEHGKTDAYLATGVKLPEVFVAKGRDGKTDIWGIVCLPSKMDPGKTYPVIENIYAGPHDSFVPKNFLPASEMQSIAELGFIVVQIDGMGTANRSKAFHDVCWKNIADSGFPDRILWMKAMAVKYPNADISRVGIYGTSAGGQSSTGALLSHPEFYKAAVSACGCHDNRIDKQWWNEQWMGYPVGPHYGEQSNITNAGKLQGNLFLIVGEADENVPPESTYRLADALIKANKNFDILSIPGMGHSDGGVYGRRRKRDFFVKHLLNAEAPNPNISK from the coding sequence ATGAGCATTTACGCAACCGTTAAAAAATCAATAGTTTTTATCTTACTAAGTTTTGTTTCCGCTCAATTGCTGGCACAGCAAGCCAGGTTGCAGCCATACACCCCAAATCCTGCTGAAGTGGCGGATGCCTATCAATTATCCTTGAAAATGGATACTACCTTACGTAATATTCCAACTAACAATGATATCATTCCCTTCTGGAAAAAAGACGGGACAGCATTTTGGTATAAAAAGAATCTTCCTGATAAAACATGGGAATATTATTATGTAGATGCCGCAACAGGTAAACGCCAGGCCGCATTTGATCATCATAAACTTGCGCAGAATATCGAAAAGGTTACCGGTAAAAAACAGAATCCACTAAAAATTCAGCTTGCTGAGTTATATTTCGCCGATCAGGGCAATACGGCAAAACTAAAAATACAAAATAACTGGTATCAGTTAAACCTGAATGATTATAGCTTAACCAATACCAATGATACCAATATTTATCGTTACAATGCCAAAAGACCTTTACAGCAAAGGAGATCGCGCTGGCAAGGAAACCGCGAATCCAAAAAATCGCCGGATGGCAAAAGTGAAATCCTGATCCGCGGCGGCAACCTGTTTGTCATTGATCTGGCAACCAAGGCTGAAACCCAGCTGAGTACCGATGGTAATGCCGATAAACCTTACGGCGAATTTGCCTGGTCGCCTGATGGAAAAAATATTGTGGCTTACAAAATCGATCCCAAAGAAATTAAAAAAGTATATTATGTATTAAGTTCTGTTTCGGGCACTACCCGTGGCGAATTAAAATCGAGAGAATATGCACAGCCTGGTGATGATTTTACGGCTTATCAGCCCTATGTTTTTAATATAGCGACAAAAACGACAATTAAAGTAGATGCCGACCCGATCGATTTCTTTGGTGCACCGGAACTGCACTGGCGCGGCAATAACAGCAGGTATTATACTTATGAGAAAGTAGACAGGGGGCATCAGCGTTTCAGGGTAATTGAAGTGGACGTTTTAACAGGGAAAACCAAAAATATTATCGACGAGAAAACCAAAACCTTCATTTATGAAAGTCGCATTTATACCAGATACTTACCTAAAACAAATGAAATATTGTGGACGAGTGAGCAAGATGGCTGGCAACACCTTTATCTGGTAAATGCCTTAACCGGAAAGCAGCAGTTAATTACAAAAGGAAATTATGTAGTTCGGGATATTGACAGTGTAGATATCGTAAAACGCCAGGTGTGGTTCAGGGCAAATGGAATGCATGCTGACGAAGATCCTTATTTTATCCATTATTATCGGATCGGTTTTGATGGAAAAGGCCTGGTAAACCTCACACCAGAAAAAGGTAATCATAACCTCAGCTTTTCTCCCGATCGGAAATATTATATCGATACCTATTCTCAGGTAAATGTACCACCGGTTAGCGAATTAAGGTTAACGGCAAGCACTAAAAAATTAAACGAAATAGAACATGGAAAAACAGATGCTTATTTAGCTACAGGTGTTAAATTGCCTGAAGTATTTGTAGCTAAAGGAAGAGATGGCAAAACGGATATCTGGGGCATTGTTTGCCTCCCTTCAAAAATGGATCCGGGTAAAACTTATCCTGTAATCGAAAATATTTATGCAGGTCCGCATGATAGCTTTGTGCCTAAAAATTTCCTGCCGGCCAGCGAAATGCAGAGTATTGCCGAACTGGGTTTTATTGTGGTACAGATTGATGGAATGGGCACGGCCAACCGGTCTAAAGCCTTTCATGATGTGTGTTGGAAAAATATAGCCGATTCCGGATTTCCTGACAGGATATTGTGGATGAAAGCTATGGCGGTTAAATATCCAAACGCTGATATTTCTCGCGTAGGGATTTATGGCACCTCGGCAGGTGGGCAAAGTTCAACAGGTGCACTGTTATCTCATCCTGAGTTTTATAAGGCTGCAGTTTCTGCCTGTGGTTGTCATGATAACCGCATTGATAAACAGTGGTGGAACGAACAATGGATGGGCTATCCGGTAGGGCCGCATTATGGAGAACAATCTAACATTACCAATGCAGGTAAATTACAGGGCAATCTATTTCTAATTGTGGGCGAAGCAGATGAAAATGTACCGCCGGAATCGACCTACCGACTTGCCGATGCATTGATCAAAGCAAATAAAAATTTCGATATTTTAAGCATTCCGGGTATGGGGCATAGTGATGGGGGAGTTTACGGACGCAGACGTAAACGCGATTTCTTTGTGAAACATTTACTAAATGCCGAAGCTCCAAATCCGAATATTTCAAAGTAG
- a CDS encoding DUF6265 family protein — MKNNFLIFAFLFFSIPVFAQIKKASVKDLAFMSGTWVQKSEWGDLEEFWSRPNGESMMSSFRCVKDGKALFYEFVVIELEEGLPVMKMRHFNRGSIAWEEKEKPLLFPLVSLKGKLAVFEMKDKSVRLSYQLITENKLSVVLEEKDKNGQPKKDIFSFTRKL, encoded by the coding sequence ATGAAAAATAACTTTTTGATTTTTGCCTTCTTATTCTTTTCTATTCCGGTTTTTGCACAAATAAAAAAGGCTTCGGTAAAAGATTTGGCATTTATGTCCGGAACCTGGGTGCAGAAAAGTGAATGGGGCGATTTGGAGGAATTTTGGAGCCGGCCAAATGGCGAAAGTATGATGAGCAGCTTTAGGTGTGTTAAAGATGGGAAAGCTTTATTTTACGAATTCGTTGTGATTGAACTTGAAGAGGGTTTGCCTGTGATGAAGATGCGGCATTTTAACCGCGGAAGCATTGCCTGGGAAGAAAAAGAAAAACCACTACTTTTTCCGCTGGTATCCTTAAAGGGAAAACTTGCTGTTTTTGAAATGAAGGATAAGTCGGTGAGATTAAGCTATCAATTGATTACTGAAAATAAATTAAGCGTTGTGCTGGAAGAAAAGGATAAAAACGGTCAGCCTAAAAAAGATATATTCAGTTTTACCCGAAAACTTTAA